One Rhizobium rhododendri DNA segment encodes these proteins:
- a CDS encoding winged helix-turn-helix transcriptional regulator, with product MVKRVSLWNSGCPVARSLDVIGDWWSLLIIRDAFDGARRFSEFQTGLGIGKGVLASRLRDLVKRGIFETAPASDGTAYREYVLTTKGSRLFPVIVALRQWGEENLFAPEEERSSLVDKKNGALVSRLEVTSVDGRELIWSDTQVQNPVIPKPSKVHFSNTR from the coding sequence ATGGTCAAGCGCGTCAGTCTTTGGAATTCAGGGTGCCCGGTAGCGCGTTCCTTGGATGTGATAGGGGATTGGTGGTCTTTGCTCATTATTCGCGACGCATTTGATGGCGCCCGCCGTTTTAGCGAATTCCAGACCGGATTGGGTATCGGCAAGGGCGTATTAGCGAGCAGGTTGCGCGACCTCGTGAAGCGTGGAATCTTTGAAACTGCGCCTGCCTCGGATGGCACAGCCTATCGGGAATACGTGCTGACAACCAAGGGAAGCAGATTGTTCCCCGTCATCGTGGCTCTTCGCCAGTGGGGTGAAGAAAATCTGTTCGCTCCCGAGGAAGAGCGATCTTCACTGGTGGACAAGAAGAACGGTGCTCTTGTTTCCCGCCTCGAAGTGACATCGGTGGATGGTCGAGAACTCATCTGGAGCGACACCCAGGTCCAGAACCCTGTTATTCCAAAGCCTAGCAAGGTTCACTTTTCGAACACGCGATGA